Proteins encoded together in one Pseudomonas sp. Seg1 window:
- a CDS encoding PAAR domain-containing protein, with translation MSGKPAARVTDPTDCPLPGHGTNPIVSGSPNVFFDGLAAARMTDKSACGSPITGAVSGTVFINGLNAATLDSTGGHGNVVVGGSGTVIIGQSGGGAAFSGLLPMPVHFTDRLQVVNEATGDPVPDHPYTIQRGDGSEEHGVTDASGFTHTVSSHLPETIKLFVE, from the coding sequence TTGAGTGGTAAACCCGCCGCCCGCGTCACCGACCCGACCGACTGCCCACTGCCGGGCCATGGCACCAACCCGATCGTCTCCGGTTCGCCGAACGTCTTTTTCGACGGTCTTGCTGCTGCGCGTATGACTGATAAATCTGCGTGTGGCAGTCCGATTACCGGCGCTGTCTCCGGCACTGTGTTCATCAACGGCCTGAACGCCGCCACCCTTGATAGCACCGGCGGGCACGGCAATGTCGTAGTCGGAGGTTCGGGGACGGTGATTATTGGCCAGAGTGGCGGAGGGGCGGCGTTTAGTGGGTTGCTGCCGATGCCGGTGCATTTTACCGACAGATTGCAGGTGGTGAATGAGGCGACGGGAGACCCCGTGCCCGATCACCCCTACACGATTCAGCGCGGTGACGGCAGTGAAGAGCATGGCGTTACGGATGCTTCGGGATTTACGCATACCGTCAGTTCGCATTTACCTGAAACTATTAAATTATTTGTTGAGTGA